The stretch of DNA AAACAGCAGTTATCGCTAGTTTTCCTAACGGAAATAAAAAAGTTGTTTGGTTAAATCAAGATAGTGAAAGTCTCAGACGAGAAATTAATGAATTTCGTTTAGGACTCGAAAGCTTTTTTGATGAATACGATCCGCAACCGGCGCAGAAAGTTTACGATTGGCTCATTCGTCCTTTTACCGATGAATTGCAACAAGCGCAAATTAATACCCTTGTTTTCATCCAGGACGGAATTTTACGCAGTGTTCCAATGGCAGCATTACATGATGGAAAACAGTTTTTGATTCAAAAATATGCTGTTGCCACCACTCCTGGCTTAAGTTTAACAGAGTTGACAGCTACAAATCCGCAAAATTTGCGCGCACTTGCCTTAGGCTTAACTGAAAGCGTTATCATCGATGGTCAAGAATTTGCCCCTTTACCGCACGTACAACAAGAAATCAGCGAAGTTCAAGAACAATTAAAAGGCACTACACCATTATTAAATGCAGAGTTTAACCGCACGCGCTTGCAACAAGAGTTAAGCAAAACGACTTATCCCATCATTCACATTGCGACTCATGGAGTGTTTGGCAACGCTTCAGAAGCGACGTTTTTGATTACTGGAAATCAAGAGAAACTAACAATTACTGAACTTGATGCATTGATTCGCAGTACGACTAAAACCACTGAACCTATTGAACTTTTAACGTTAACCGCTTGTCAAACTGCAATTGGCGACGATCGCGCTGCATTAGGTTTAGCTGGCGTTGCTGTCCAAGCAGGCGCTAAAAGTGCATTAGCATCGTTATGGTCGATCGAAGATGCCGCAACAGCACAAGTAGCCGCGCAATTTTATCAAAGCTTAACAAATTCTAGAATGAGTAAAGCACAAGCGCTACAAAAAGCTCAATTAGCACTCATTGAAGGCGATAAGTACGCGCATCCGGCTTACTGGGCGCCATATATTCTCATTGGAAATTGGTTGTAATAAATGCAACTTGGTAATGGGTAACTGGTAATTGGCGATCAGTAGCAATTAGCTTTTGTTAGGCTAATCTGATTACCGATTACCTAATTACCTACTCCGCAATAATTATATGCTTTGTTGCCGTTCTAGTTCGATAATGGGTCTGATACGACCACTGTATTCGACTGAATGTGGTTCGTTAGAGTCTTCCAAATTGGCTAGATTTTCTAATAGCTCTAGCTCAAGCCGTTGTGATGCTTTATTTGTCGTAGTAGTTAAAGCTGTACTTAGGGCATCGTACCATAAACCTGCACTGGCGTAGGTATTAACTTTTTGTTGTGGGTTATTCGCTGTTGCCAGTATAGTTGCTAAGTTATTGGGCGTGGCGACAACATCGAGATCTGCACCAGCGACTATCGCGCTAGAAGGGCGATTTGGGTTGCATAAAAGAATCACTTGCCAATTGTATCGTTGTCCAACGACTAAAGGTGGTGTATCAACTGGTAAAGCAAGCGACATAATTCCACGTTGACTTTGTAACTGAATTTTGCGGATGATTGTGCGATCGCCACCTGCTTCGTATCGGTAAAGCCGAAATTCCAGCGGATAAGATTCGGCATCAGGAACAAACCATGCAAAAGTAGGATGCGAGGAAACTGTTTGTCCGGTATGCTTTTGCGGAGCGAGGGCTGTGAGTGTTGTTTGTTGGTCTCTGCGACATCCTCCTGTTCTTGTTACTGTACCAGTTGTCCTACTTGTAGGAGGCTTTTGGTCTTTAGGTGGTACGTATTCAGCAACAACGGCGTTACACAATACGAGAGAATGCACGAGAACACCAATCGTCAGTAATTGAATATTGATGCGTTTGTTTAAAAGTCCAACTGCTTTAGTTAACATTTTAGGTTCTTGAATATTTCAGTTCTACAATATGAAAAAACTTTTTCCACTTCATCGATGCTTTATGCTCAACAGATAGCAGATTTGAGTCAACGAAGTAACCGAAAAATACATATTGATAACTGACATCAACTAAACCAGGACTTTCGAGGACGCCAAGTTAATTCACACACTGTACCCTGAAAAGACGACTGGCGCTGAAATCGACCTCTAAGTTGTCGTGCTAGCTGCATTGCTTGCTTTGTGCCACGACCATCAGAAGATACACTAGGGTTTGAGCCATTATCGGTAATGCGTACAATACATTGCTCTTCTTTTTGCAGACAATCTGTTCTCAGCCGCGTGACTCCTTTGGCGTGTTTCCCAACGTTGCACAAAGCTTCTTCGAGAAACTGACACAAGCTGCGTTTTTGCTCGATACTCAGGTATCGATCGTCAATTGGTTCAAAGTTGGGGATTTTTAGCTTTAGAGTTTTGTAGCAGGGAAAATCGCGTTCCAGCGTTTGGCTGTAAATTTGGTATAAAGTTTCGTGTAACGGCGCATTTAAGTTAATCTCTTTTCCGCTACCAAGGCGTAAACTTTGTTCTTGGGTTTGCACCTCTCTTTCCAGCGATTCGTAGACTTCCCGCAATTCACTGTCAATTTGTGTCAATTTTAAAATGAGTTCATCTTGAGGTATATCTTGGTCGCGGGATTGTTTGATGAGTAATTTGAGGGTTTGCAAAGGTCCGTTGTGGATCGTTGTGTAAGTATGATTAATAGTTAATTGACGCTCATTGAGACGCGATCGCATCGCCCGATTATATTGATAAAAAGCTGTAAGTCCTACCCCGTTAAGAACTAAAATCAGTGCTGTAGGTACAACAGGAACCCATAACCCCCACCACGTCAACAGTGTATAACTCGCGCCTACAAGACAAAGACTGGTTATCCCCACAATGACAAAGTTTTTATATGGTGTCAGTGGTAGCCATGCTAAGATAATACCCGCAATTCCCCAAGTAATAATCCATAAATATTCCCATCCATCTGCCCAAGTCCAAATCAGCGATCGCCCGTCGAGTACCGCACTGATAATTTGACTCACCGCATGGGCTTGAAACTCGACTCCGTAGATTTCTCCATCTGCTGCATGATTGCTGGCGATCGCTGTTACCGGAAAAACGTCTTTAGCGCTGGGGGTCGTCATGCCAATAATAATGATGCGATCGCGTAACCACGTAGGGTCAAAATTCCTACTTTTGACATCACTTAGCGATAGCGTCTGAAATTGAGTTGAACTATTACGATAGTTCAATAAAATTTGCATTCCACCGGCATCTGCTCTTACATATCCACCAGAATGGGGATGTATCTGTGGTAGTTCTACACTACCAAACCGCATTGTTCTAACATCGCGAATACCATTTTCTAAACTTATTCCCTCAGCAGCTAAATAAGCTGTTGCTAAACGTAGCGTTAAGGAGTGTTTATATTGAGAATTTTGAGGGACTGGCGTTCCCAGCAAGCTACGCCGCAGACGCCCATCACGATCCTTTATTCCATCGATAAAGCCAATTTGCGCACTAGCGACGTTTGGTGGTGGTGCAATGGGATCTGGTAGTACTTTCTCAACAACAAACAGATTTTTACTGTTCGCAAATACATCAGCGAGTTCCTGATGACCAGGTTCAACAGCGTGGTCTCTAACAATATCTAGACCAATTGCTCTCGGTTGATACTCTTGTAGTGTATTTATTAATAAAGCAAGTTCGCGGTCGGGAACGGGGTAAGCTTTAAGACTTTGGATATCCGCTTCGTTAATACCAATGATTGTGATTCGCTCATCCACTGGTTCGATAGGACGCCAACCCAGAAAACTGTCAAAAACTAACCACTCGTAATACTGAAGTAACCCAATTAAACGTAAAACAACAATAACTCCCAAAAGTGTGAATCCTGGCAATACACCAATACGCCAGCAAGCATACTTAGCATGAATTCTTTGCCAAACGCTGCGTTTCACTGACTTTACCTTTTCAAAAGCTTTGAGGAGGTAAGCAATCTACTTACTCCACGTATTTAGTTACTAACTAATTACTGAATGCTTGTTAGTCAATTAATCCTACTTCTCTGGCACGTCTTTCGGTTTGAATGCGAATATTTCTCTTGCCTTCATCAGGATATACTTCCAGCACATCCTGAACTTTTGTCCAGTAGTGGCGCACAGTACGAGCCGATACTAGCATTCGTTTGGCAATTTCCTGGTCTTGTAATTCTTCTTCAAAGGCAAGTTGCAACAGCGTCAGCCAGTCTTGCTTAATTTCTAACCCACTGTGCATCGTTTTTAAATCTTTTGTATAAGTCAATCCTTGTAAAGCCCAGTCAATTCGCTTCAACATCTCTTTTGTAGAAAGACTTTTATCTGCTACGGTAAAGCCCCCCTGATGCGCATCAATTGTGGGTTTAATGCGTACTAATGCTTTGATGTAACTACTTTGGACTGTAAAATTAAGCGTAGGGTATTGCTGCATCAAAGTTTTGAGGAGTTGAATACCTACATCTGATTTATCATGTTCTCCCACCTTATCTGGAATCGAAAGATCCATCACAACAAGGTCGGGTTTAAAACTGGGTAATTGTTCTAGCAATTGTTGTGCTGTTTGCGCTGTACGAATGTCTGCCTCTGGATAGTGCTGTTTTAGCGCATAAATTGTTCCGTAAAGAACAGTTTCGTGGTCATCAAGAACCAGAATTTTTTGTTTTTGCTGTAGTAGATTGCTCGTCATATTATGAATTCCTTGTCAGCGATCGCCAGCGAAAATCTAACGTTTCAGTTAACTTTGTTTTTCGATAGAAGCACTGTCCTGATGTGAGGAATCTAAAGGTTCGTCTGAGATATTTCAGTTCCGGTGACTGCGAACACAGTGAAAGGGACTGAGCATCAGGGTAAGAAATTTTAACAACTAGCTCGTTGAGTTCGTATTGTAGTGGAATTAAACTAATTTCTATGGAATATTTTGTTAAATTTTTGACCGATAAGATTCTCAGTAGTTCATCCAAAATCTGTAACACAAAGACACTTCGGCTAGGAAGTTCGTCCCGCCACAGTTTTGGCAGTTGTGTTTTGATATTTAGCTGAGAGTTTTTAGCTTGCCATGATTCGATAAGAAATTCAATCGCCAAAGGAAGGCTGTGTTCTACATACGGAGGCGCAAGGCGATCGCCCAAATTTGCTAAAGAATGATGCAGAAATTCAACGCTGTGTATCCACTCGTGTCCAGCAAACGTTTCTGGTTTCTCTGCAATTGAGCGCTCGATACTCCGACGCATACAGCACGATTCTTGTAGTAAGCTATTTCTAATTCGCTCCGCTTCATCAGCTAGCTTCAGCGATTGACCGTAAGACCACCATTGCAATGCTTTTTGAGTTCTTAAGTAAGATGTAACGCACCACAGGATACTGATAAAATAAACAAGTAAAACGATATCTTGCTCAATAAAAGTCACAATTGATACAACACTCTAGAAAGGAAACATACAAAAGTCGTAAGATGCCATTTTTTATCTTCTACAGACAAATGATTCGTAGATGACTGATGCATCCTTCTAAAGTAATTGAGCAAAGCTCATATATGCACCGATGGAAAGTGCCAACGTGCATTCATTAATGAGACAACTTAATTGCCTAAATTTGCTGTAACCATTGCACAAAAGTGCAAACTAAGCGCATAAATCTCTTTATTCTATAGCAGTGAGTTTATCTATTCTGATTACCAATATCACGAAGACGATCGCGAATACCTGCAAGTTGTGCTTGAGAATCTACAGGCGATCGCGGCGCAGGAAGTTCAGTATTAGGCCACATTGGTAAATCATTGCACGGACATGACAACGAAGGAACTCCGATGCTAGGAACTGGAACAGGCATACTGCAACGCGCGCAGGAATTCATTTCCCAAGCGGGAGAAAGCAATTGAGCAATCGAATGTTCTGTACCCTCTAAGTAGCATTCACTTAAGTTGGACGATCGTAATTGCTGCCAGCAATTTTCAAAATCTTGGCTGTAGCGATCGCCTTGAATAACTAGTTTCGGCTTGATTGCTTGCTGACCGTTGTTGAGTGTAACTTTTTTACCAAGTTGAAACCAGTAGGCAAGGTATTGTCGTACTTCTTGTTCTGATGCCATGACAAAAGTAGGGGCGAGGGATTGTATTAATACACCGATTTATTACTTAATGGTGACAAATTACTAAGATAGATGACTAGGAAGAAAAGATTAACTTGCTTGTTGTCAAAGCATTCCTCAATGTTTGTACGGTGGTAGAGGAGAACCTAGGGCAGTAAGGTTGAGGACGTAGCCGCCAGTGACTAAGTAAACAACATCGGCGATCGCGGCGATTTGGCGCACTAAATTACCCAAGCGATCGCGAAAAAGTCTCCCAAGGGGATAAGCTGGGACGATACCCCACCCTGTTTCTTCTGCGACAAGAATGATATCCTTCTCGACGGAGCTTAAAGCTGAGCAGAAGTTTTGCAGGATATTCTCCCAGTTGTTGTTGTCTTCCTCAAGTAAATTCGCAACCCAAGTACCCAACGAATCAATCAGCAAACAATCATTTTGCGGTGCGGTAATTGCATCCACTAATTGTACTGGAACTTCCCATGTTACCCAAGTTTCCGGACGGCGCTGGCGGTGTAGGGTAATCCGAGACAGCCATTCAGCATCATTAGCGTCAACGATTGCAGTGGCTATATAAACCACTGATTTACCCGTTTGTGTCGCCAGAGTTTCCGCCCATTCACTTTTACCCGATTTAGCAGGTCCTGTTACTAGAATAACTTTGCTCAACGCGGTAGTCCTTGATAGTGAACTCAGACTTTAAAAGCTACGATTTGATTTTAGGTCTGAAAGGATATCAACGCTTGCCGTCATTTTTGGTGTTATTTGCTTCTAACCGATAAAATGACCACCAGTATGATTGCTAGAAATGCGAT from Chroococcidiopsis sp. TS-821 encodes:
- a CDS encoding DUF928 domain-containing protein: MLTKAVGLLNKRINIQLLTIGVLVHSLVLCNAVVAEYVPPKDQKPPTSRTTGTVTRTGGCRRDQQTTLTALAPQKHTGQTVSSHPTFAWFVPDAESYPLEFRLYRYEAGGDRTIIRKIQLQSQRGIMSLALPVDTPPLVVGQRYNWQVILLCNPNRPSSAIVAGADLDVVATPNNLATILATANNPQQKVNTYASAGLWYDALSTALTTTTNKASQRLELELLENLANLEDSNEPHSVEYSGRIRPIIELERQQSI
- a CDS encoding CHASE2 domain-containing protein, whose protein sequence is MKRSVWQRIHAKYACWRIGVLPGFTLLGVIVVLRLIGLLQYYEWLVFDSFLGWRPIEPVDERITIIGINEADIQSLKAYPVPDRELALLINTLQEYQPRAIGLDIVRDHAVEPGHQELADVFANSKNLFVVEKVLPDPIAPPPNVASAQIGFIDGIKDRDGRLRRSLLGTPVPQNSQYKHSLTLRLATAYLAAEGISLENGIRDVRTMRFGSVELPQIHPHSGGYVRADAGGMQILLNYRNSSTQFQTLSLSDVKSRNFDPTWLRDRIIIIGMTTPSAKDVFPVTAIASNHAADGEIYGVEFQAHAVSQIISAVLDGRSLIWTWADGWEYLWIITWGIAGIILAWLPLTPYKNFVIVGITSLCLVGASYTLLTWWGLWVPVVPTALILVLNGVGLTAFYQYNRAMRSRLNERQLTINHTYTTIHNGPLQTLKLLIKQSRDQDIPQDELILKLTQIDSELREVYESLEREVQTQEQSLRLGSGKEINLNAPLHETLYQIYSQTLERDFPCYKTLKLKIPNFEPIDDRYLSIEQKRSLCQFLEEALCNVGKHAKGVTRLRTDCLQKEEQCIVRITDNGSNPSVSSDGRGTKQAMQLARQLRGRFQRQSSFQGTVCELTWRPRKSWFS
- a CDS encoding response regulator: MTSNLLQQKQKILVLDDHETVLYGTIYALKQHYPEADIRTAQTAQQLLEQLPSFKPDLVVMDLSIPDKVGEHDKSDVGIQLLKTLMQQYPTLNFTVQSSYIKALVRIKPTIDAHQGGFTVADKSLSTKEMLKRIDWALQGLTYTKDLKTMHSGLEIKQDWLTLLQLAFEEELQDQEIAKRMLVSARTVRHYWTKVQDVLEVYPDEGKRNIRIQTERRAREVGLID
- the cobU gene encoding bifunctional adenosylcobinamide kinase/adenosylcobinamide-phosphate guanylyltransferase — its product is MSKVILVTGPAKSGKSEWAETLATQTGKSVVYIATAIVDANDAEWLSRITLHRQRRPETWVTWEVPVQLVDAITAPQNDCLLIDSLGTWVANLLEEDNNNWENILQNFCSALSSVEKDIILVAEETGWGIVPAYPLGRLFRDRLGNLVRQIAAIADVVYLVTGGYVLNLTALGSPLPPYKH